A region from the Dinoroseobacter shibae DFL 12 = DSM 16493 genome encodes:
- a CDS encoding AAA family ATPase, with translation MSRRFILLTGCSGGGKSTLLQSLSAKGFATVEEPGRRIVADEIAKGGTALPWLDMGAFARRAVEMAQSDLQRATEHEGLVFFDRGIFDAAVALEHSGGPSIRETLGAARAYAGRVFVVPPWEEIFGQDAERRHHFNAAVQEYHRITDALDALGYDGRVLPRVSVRDRVEMVLQGCTGRSARSP, from the coding sequence TTGAGCCGCAGGTTTATCTTGCTGACCGGGTGCTCTGGTGGTGGAAAATCAACACTCCTGCAATCGCTGAGCGCCAAGGGTTTCGCCACCGTGGAAGAACCGGGTCGACGCATCGTCGCAGATGAAATTGCCAAGGGTGGCACTGCTTTGCCTTGGTTGGACATGGGGGCGTTCGCGCGGCGCGCCGTCGAGATGGCGCAATCGGATCTGCAACGGGCTACGGAGCATGAGGGTCTTGTATTCTTCGACCGGGGCATCTTCGACGCCGCGGTCGCGTTGGAGCATTCGGGCGGCCCGTCCATCCGGGAGACACTGGGTGCGGCCCGTGCCTATGCGGGCCGTGTTTTCGTGGTGCCGCCGTGGGAAGAGATCTTTGGCCAAGACGCCGAGCGCCGGCACCATTTCAACGCGGCGGTGCAGGAGTATCATCGTATAACGGACGCTCTGGACGCGTTGGGATACGATGGACGGGTCTTGCCGCGCGTGTCTGTGCGCGACCGGGTCGAGATGGTTCTGCAAGGCTGCACCGGGCGGTCGGCGAGATCGCCCTGA
- a CDS encoding dihydroxyacetone kinase subunit L, with protein sequence MTITRDTLLGAIDRIAAAMERDFDLLNSADAALGDGDLGVTMTRGMRAIVAMKDDLPEDIGMALLGCAQAFTKSSGSSYGTLMATGLMSAAKELRGQQEIESESIPGLIAGARDKMQERGKAELGGKTVLDSLDYVARTTDKADDKASAAAEAVDRALEDFRDKPATVGRARIFGEKSIGLDDPGMLAMQSVVRAAVDK encoded by the coding sequence ATGACGATCACCCGCGATACACTTCTGGGCGCCATTGACCGCATCGCAGCCGCGATGGAGCGGGATTTCGACCTACTCAACAGTGCCGATGCGGCCCTTGGTGATGGTGATCTGGGGGTCACCATGACACGTGGCATGCGCGCGATCGTGGCGATGAAGGACGATCTGCCCGAGGATATCGGCATGGCCCTGCTGGGATGCGCCCAGGCGTTCACCAAGTCCTCGGGGTCGTCCTACGGCACGCTCATGGCAACAGGGCTGATGAGCGCCGCAAAGGAACTGCGGGGTCAGCAGGAGATTGAATCGGAGAGTATTCCCGGTCTCATCGCAGGTGCGCGCGACAAGATGCAGGAACGGGGCAAGGCAGAGCTTGGCGGCAAGACGGTTCTCGACAGCCTCGACTACGTCGCCCGCACGACAGACAAGGCCGATGACAAGGCCAGCGCAGCAGCCGAGGCCGTGGACCGCGCGCTGGAGGATTTTCGCGACAAACCCGCCACGGTCGGCCGCGCCCGCATTTTCGGCGAAAAGAGTATCGGGCTGGACGATCCCGGGATGCTGGCGATGCAGTCGGTGGTCAGGGCCGCCGTGGACAAATAG
- a CDS encoding dihydroxyacetone kinase subunit DhaK, with product MKKILNKPEDYVDEMLAGLIAAHPEYYRLHGDTGKVVARANPGKDGKVGIVTGGGSGHLPVFTGYVGEGLLDACAIGDVFASPSAEQMADAIRVADSGAGVLRLYGNYGGDVMNFDMAGELVEFDDITCTTVLLADDVASAPPAEAEKRRGVAGMVYAFKIAGAAAEEGRDLDGVTAVAQKAADACRSIGAALSPCTVPQAGKPTFEIAEDEMEMGMGIHGEPGVWRGKLQTADQIAEEMMDRLLADMPIGNGDRVSVMVNSLGATPPEELYILYRRVKARLEAAGARIVMPLVGRYATSMEMAGVSFTLCKLDDELEKLLLAPCDCAFWRVG from the coding sequence ATGAAAAAGATACTTAACAAGCCGGAAGACTATGTCGACGAGATGCTGGCGGGGCTGATCGCCGCGCATCCGGAATACTACCGCCTGCACGGCGATACCGGCAAGGTCGTGGCCCGCGCCAACCCGGGCAAGGACGGCAAGGTCGGGATCGTGACCGGCGGTGGGTCCGGCCACCTGCCGGTCTTTACCGGCTATGTGGGCGAAGGATTGCTCGACGCCTGCGCGATCGGGGATGTCTTCGCCTCGCCCTCAGCCGAACAGATGGCCGATGCGATCCGCGTGGCCGACAGCGGTGCTGGCGTGCTACGCCTATATGGCAACTACGGCGGCGATGTAATGAACTTCGATATGGCCGGAGAGCTGGTGGAGTTCGACGACATCACCTGCACCACGGTGCTATTGGCCGATGACGTGGCCTCTGCCCCGCCAGCAGAAGCCGAAAAACGCCGCGGTGTCGCGGGCATGGTCTACGCCTTCAAGATCGCCGGGGCCGCCGCCGAGGAAGGCCGTGACCTGGATGGCGTTACCGCGGTGGCCCAGAAAGCCGCGGATGCCTGCCGCTCCATCGGTGCGGCGCTGTCCCCCTGCACGGTGCCACAAGCGGGCAAACCCACCTTCGAGATCGCCGAAGACGAAATGGAAATGGGCATGGGCATTCATGGCGAACCCGGCGTCTGGCGCGGCAAGCTGCAGACCGCCGATCAGATCGCCGAAGAGATGATGGACAGGCTTCTCGCCGATATGCCAATTGGCAATGGCGACCGCGTGTCCGTGATGGTGAACTCCCTCGGAGCGACACCGCCCGAAGAACTCTACATCCTCTACCGCAGGGTAAAGGCCCGGCTCGAAGCTGCGGGCGCACGCATCGTCATGCCGCTGGTCGGGCGCTACGCCACGTCGATGGAAATGGCGGGCGTGTCCTTCACCCTGTGCAAGCTGGATGACGAACTTGAGAAGTTGCTTCTGGCACCGTGCGACTGCGCGTTCTGGAGGGTTGGATGA